A genomic stretch from uncultured Pseudodesulfovibrio sp. includes:
- the larE gene encoding ATP-dependent sacrificial sulfur transferase LarE encodes MINGAKKRYDSLLNLLSETGGALVTYSGGVDSTLLLHAAKEVLGDMLLATTVVTPYIPKWEVAEARQLAATMKVKHMVLSLPFPNALRMNPPDHCYTCKKTLFGTLKEAATDHGLPCVLDGTNADDILNFRPGLKALRELGITSPLMEAGLTKQNIRDLSQHIGLPTWNKPSFACLLSRMPVNERVHEEDLNRVEQAEVFLMNRGFPAVRVRHHGDIARIEVPRDRVGDLATSDIKHIDAKFKRLGYRHVTVDLAGYTMGSQNRPAE; translated from the coding sequence ATGATCAATGGAGCCAAGAAGCGATACGACTCATTATTAAACCTACTGAGCGAGACTGGCGGCGCACTTGTGACATACTCCGGCGGAGTGGACAGCACCCTGCTTCTTCATGCAGCCAAAGAGGTTCTTGGAGATATGCTTCTGGCAACCACGGTTGTCACTCCTTACATACCGAAGTGGGAAGTTGCAGAAGCGCGGCAATTGGCCGCGACAATGAAAGTGAAGCACATGGTTCTCTCGTTGCCCTTCCCCAACGCCCTTCGAATGAACCCTCCAGACCACTGTTATACATGCAAAAAAACATTATTCGGCACACTCAAAGAGGCGGCAACCGACCATGGTCTGCCCTGTGTTCTTGATGGCACAAATGCCGATGATATCCTCAACTTTCGTCCCGGCCTGAAAGCTTTACGCGAACTGGGCATCACCAGTCCGCTCATGGAGGCGGGCTTGACCAAACAAAACATACGAGACTTATCCCAGCACATTGGTCTGCCTACATGGAACAAGCCATCATTTGCCTGCCTGCTTTCACGTATGCCGGTAAACGAACGAGTGCATGAAGAGGATTTGAACAGGGTGGAACAAGCAGAAGTCTTTCTCATGAACCGAGGATTTCCGGCAGTTCGGGTGCGTCACCACGGGGACATCGCCCGTATTGAGGTCCCTCGTGACCGTGTTGGCGACCTTGCCACATCTGATATCAAACACATAGACGCAAAATTCAAACGATTAGGCTACCGCCACGTGACCGTGGATCTGGCGGGATATACCATGGGAAGCCAAAACCGCCCTGCAGAATAA
- the rbsB gene encoding ribose ABC transporter substrate-binding protein RbsB, with the protein MMKKLLTFALALVLTMALGVSAQAKDTIALVVSTLNNPFFVTLKDGAVKKAGEMGYELIVLDSQNDPAKELANVEDLTVRGVKAILINPTDSDAVSNAIRLINTAGIPVLTLDRGAAHGKVASHIASDNVAGGKMAGDFMAEKLGKGAMVIQLEGLPGTSAARDRGEGFAQAVKANEFKVLASQPADFDRTKGLNVMENLLANYGDVQGVFAQNDEMALGAMRALQAAGKTVVIVGFDGTDDGVAAVKRGDMAGTIAQQPALIGSLGVETADKVLKGQTVEANIPVPLMVVQ; encoded by the coding sequence ATGATGAAAAAACTTTTGACCTTCGCTCTGGCCCTGGTGCTGACCATGGCACTTGGCGTCTCTGCTCAGGCAAAGGACACCATCGCCCTGGTGGTATCCACCCTGAACAACCCGTTTTTCGTGACACTGAAAGACGGTGCCGTGAAAAAAGCCGGTGAAATGGGCTACGAATTAATCGTACTCGATTCCCAGAATGATCCTGCCAAGGAACTTGCCAACGTGGAAGACCTGACCGTTCGCGGTGTCAAGGCCATCCTGATTAATCCCACTGATTCCGATGCCGTTTCCAACGCTATTCGTCTGATCAATACCGCCGGTATTCCGGTGCTGACCCTTGACCGCGGTGCTGCTCACGGTAAGGTGGCTTCCCACATTGCTTCCGACAACGTCGCAGGCGGCAAGATGGCCGGTGACTTCATGGCTGAAAAACTTGGCAAGGGTGCCATGGTTATCCAGCTTGAAGGGTTGCCCGGCACGTCCGCAGCCCGTGATCGTGGTGAAGGCTTCGCACAGGCCGTCAAGGCTAACGAGTTTAAGGTGCTGGCTTCTCAGCCCGCCGACTTTGACCGCACCAAAGGCTTGAACGTCATGGAGAACCTGCTCGCTAACTATGGTGACGTGCAGGGTGTGTTCGCTCAGAATGATGAAATGGCTCTTGGTGCCATGCGTGCTCTTCAGGCCGCTGGCAAGACTGTCGTCATCGTTGGTTTCGATGGCACTGATGATGGTGTTGCAGCCGTCAAGCGTGGCGACATGGCCGGTACTATCGCCCAGCAGCCTGCGCTGATCGGTTCCCTCGGCGTTGAGACTGCCGACAAGGTACTCAAGGGCCAGACGGTCGAAGCCAATATCCCTGTCCCGCTGATGGTTGTCCAATAA
- the larB gene encoding nickel pincer cofactor biosynthesis protein LarB, with the protein MNDSILKKILQNVQDGTLPIDQGLEKLRDLPFLDIGHTKIDLHRSLRNGFPEVIYGSGKTPEQVADIFAHMQAHGNVLATRVSDKTAAHVRSIFPEVEYNPTARTLTWVKKAISYGAGEIAIITAGTSDLPVAEEAKVTCEMLGSRATITSDVGVAGIHRLFDRMEDIRKASVLIVIAGMEGALASVIGGLVEQPIIAVPTSVGYGANFSGLSALLGMLTSCASGVTVVNIDNGFGAACAACKIARLIRE; encoded by the coding sequence ATGAACGACAGTATACTCAAGAAAATTTTGCAAAACGTGCAAGACGGCACACTGCCCATAGATCAGGGGTTGGAAAAACTCCGCGACCTCCCGTTTCTGGATATCGGTCACACCAAAATCGATCTGCACCGCTCTCTGCGCAACGGCTTTCCCGAGGTCATTTACGGCTCCGGCAAAACCCCCGAGCAGGTGGCTGATATTTTCGCTCACATGCAGGCACACGGTAATGTCTTGGCGACCCGTGTCTCTGACAAAACAGCTGCACACGTCCGGTCCATCTTCCCTGAGGTAGAATACAACCCAACTGCCCGCACCCTCACATGGGTCAAAAAGGCAATCAGCTACGGCGCAGGTGAAATTGCCATCATCACAGCTGGAACTTCCGATCTTCCCGTTGCAGAAGAGGCCAAAGTCACCTGCGAAATGCTTGGCAGTCGTGCGACCATCACGTCCGATGTAGGCGTAGCCGGGATCCATCGTCTGTTTGATCGCATGGAAGACATCCGCAAGGCATCCGTCCTCATCGTCATCGCGGGTATGGAAGGTGCACTCGCCAGCGTCATCGGCGGTCTGGTGGAACAACCGATCATAGCGGTCCCGACCTCGGTCGGTTACGGAGCCAATTTCTCAGGTCTGTCCGCCCTGCTCGGTATGCTCACATCCTGTGCCAGCGGCGTTACCGTGGTTAACATCGATAACGGTTTCGGCGCAGCCTGCGCGGCCTGCAAGATAGCCCGGCTCATCAGGGAGTAG
- the rbsK gene encoding ribokinase, translated as MASPKLIVLGSVNADHVLQVDDFPRPGETVTGHGYQVLPGGKGANQAVAAARLGADIGFIACVGDDDFGHRMIERFRDDGMDTSGVMVVDGLPTGVALIQVAASGENSISISPEANASLTPERLEPYLPLLRSADTVLMQLESPLESVVLAAREACAAGARVILNPAPARSLPDSLLADLAMITPNETEAEVLTGIPVESEEGARRAAEILHDKGVENVLITLGSQGAYLSSSDASGLIPGYRVDPVDTTAAGDTFNGALVAALQDGQDIHSAIGFAHAAAALSVTRLGAQTSIPTIQEVHAFMKANA; from the coding sequence ATGGCTTCACCGAAATTGATCGTACTCGGCAGTGTCAATGCCGACCATGTCCTGCAAGTGGATGATTTTCCCCGTCCCGGCGAAACCGTCACGGGGCATGGGTATCAGGTGCTTCCCGGCGGCAAGGGTGCCAATCAGGCGGTCGCCGCCGCCCGTCTCGGTGCGGATATCGGTTTTATCGCCTGTGTCGGTGACGATGATTTCGGTCATCGTATGATCGAGAGGTTTCGGGACGACGGCATGGACACCTCCGGCGTCATGGTTGTGGATGGTCTCCCCACCGGCGTCGCTCTTATACAGGTCGCGGCTAGTGGCGAGAACTCCATTTCCATATCGCCTGAAGCAAACGCCTCCCTGACTCCTGAACGGCTCGAACCGTATTTGCCGCTTTTGCGGTCGGCGGATACCGTGCTCATGCAGTTGGAAAGCCCGCTTGAAAGCGTTGTCCTGGCGGCGAGGGAAGCCTGTGCGGCGGGAGCGCGTGTGATCTTGAATCCGGCTCCGGCTCGATCACTACCGGATTCCCTGCTTGCGGATCTTGCCATGATTACCCCCAACGAGACCGAAGCCGAAGTCCTGACAGGTATCCCGGTCGAGTCCGAAGAGGGGGCACGTAGAGCCGCAGAAATATTACATGACAAAGGTGTTGAAAACGTCTTAATTACGCTCGGAAGTCAAGGGGCTTACCTGAGTTCCTCAGACGCTTCCGGGTTGATTCCCGGCTACCGGGTTGATCCTGTGGATACCACGGCGGCAGGGGATACTTTCAACGGTGCATTGGTCGCGGCCCTGCAGGATGGACAGGATATACATTCGGCAATCGGGTTTGCTCATGCAGCAGCGGCCCTGTCCGTGACGCGACTGGGCGCGCAGACATCCATACCGACAATTCAAGAGGTTCACGCGTTCATGAAAGCGAACGCATAA
- a CDS encoding substrate-binding domain-containing protein, with amino-acid sequence MATIKDVAKLAGVSTSTVSHVLNKTRFVREDTCERVKQAVRELNYRPSSIARSLKGQKTRTLGMLVTTSRNPFFAEVVHEVERRCYERGYTLFLCNTEGDIHRMEANLDALEEKRVDGLLLLCSEVNDDVIKLLEAERSVPIVVFDWGPESDNVDRIYDNSPYGARLATEHLIAMGHTAIGCVTGPKGRRSAEERVEGFRASMDDAGLHVHNEWIMEGDYECEGGVRAMQRLNDLAERPTALFVCNDMMAIGIISEASRLGISVPDDLSLVGYDDIYIARHAAPPLTTIHQPKGEIAAMAVDTLIDRLDSKRTKGKVIKIEPTLVKRRSVRKIG; translated from the coding sequence ATGGCGACGATCAAAGACGTAGCAAAACTCGCTGGGGTGTCGACATCAACCGTGTCGCATGTGTTGAATAAAACACGTTTTGTCAGGGAAGATACCTGCGAACGTGTGAAGCAGGCCGTGCGCGAGTTGAACTATCGTCCGTCTTCCATCGCGCGCAGTCTCAAGGGGCAGAAGACCCGGACGCTTGGCATGCTTGTGACCACAAGTCGCAACCCTTTTTTTGCCGAGGTGGTGCACGAAGTTGAGCGGCGGTGTTACGAACGTGGATACACGCTGTTTCTGTGCAATACGGAAGGTGACATTCACCGTATGGAAGCCAATCTTGATGCATTGGAAGAAAAGCGCGTGGATGGTCTGCTTTTGCTGTGCAGTGAAGTCAACGATGATGTTATCAAATTACTCGAAGCCGAGCGCAGTGTGCCTATCGTGGTCTTTGATTGGGGTCCGGAATCCGACAATGTGGATCGTATTTACGACAACTCCCCGTACGGTGCCCGGTTGGCAACCGAACATCTTATCGCCATGGGACATACAGCCATCGGCTGCGTGACGGGTCCAAAGGGCAGACGTTCCGCCGAAGAGCGAGTGGAGGGTTTCCGAGCATCCATGGATGATGCTGGGCTTCACGTGCATAATGAATGGATCATGGAAGGCGATTATGAATGCGAAGGCGGTGTTCGAGCCATGCAGCGTCTGAACGATCTTGCAGAACGGCCCACAGCACTGTTCGTATGCAACGACATGATGGCCATTGGCATCATCAGCGAAGCATCCCGTCTGGGAATCAGTGTTCCTGACGATCTTTCTCTGGTCGGATACGATGATATCTACATCGCTCGCCATGCGGCTCCGCCTCTGACCACCATCCATCAGCCCAAGGGTGAAATCGCGGCAATGGCTGTGGATACGCTCATCGACCGGCTGGACAGCAAGCGTACCAAAGGCAAGGTTATCAAGATCGAGCCGACATTGGTGAAACGTCGGTCGGTTCGCAAGATCGGGTAG